The sequence CCGGATGGGGCGCCGGCCGGGCCGCCAGGGGATCGATGGCTTGAGCGGCGCGGGCCTCGCGACCCAGCATTGCCGTCAGCGCGACGCCTCCGAGCCCCCCGCCGGCATGGGTGAGGTAGTCGCGTCGCGAGAGCGGCGAACGATCGGAGCCGGAGCAGCGTTTCATGGCGGGGTTTCGTTGAAAAGCGGGTCAGCGCACCTGCTCGCGGATTGCGGGGGTGAGGAGTTCGGCCACCAGGGCATGGCCGCGATCGTTGGGGTGCATCCCGTCGAGGAGCAGATCGTTGAATGAGGCGTCCGGCTTGGCGGCGTGGGCCTCCCAGGCGGCGCGGACATCGACCAGACCC comes from Candidatus Hydrogenedentota bacterium and encodes:
- a CDS encoding DUF1501 domain-containing protein; this encodes MKRCSGSDRSPLSRRDYLTHAGGGLGGVALTAMLGREARAAQAIDPLAARPAPHPARAKRVIQIFCPGGLSHVDTFDYKPELVRRAGTPFDPDGKLQFFASKPGNCQPSY